Sequence from the Phaeodactylum tricornutum CCAP 1055/1 chromosome 4, whole genome shotgun sequence genome:
CCTATTTGCCAGCAAAACGATCTTGCAATTCCGGTTGTTACCGGGTGTGGTCACGTCTATTGCTACACCTGCTTGTTTCAAAGATCATCGGTCGGAACCAGGCAGTTCGATTGTATACTTTGCAAAACTCGTATTTCCATTGCTACCTTGGGGTTGGCGACGTGAGGTATGGTCTCTCCTGGTCATTCTTCATGTGTATTAACAGTAATGTGAAGAACAAAAATAATGTAAAATAGCTTGTATACCTATGGTTCGCTTTTCCACTTACATTACCTTATAATAAATAGTCAAGTTGCCATGCGGAGAATAAAACGTTCTGACTTCACAGTAGCCTGAAAACGATGGGGATTACACTATGGTCCTAGAAAAATCATGGCGTAGGACTGACTAGTATCAGTAGAAAAACTTAGTTTCCTCTGACCTGACCGTAAACCCGCTAGGCAGCCACTTTAGGCGCCAACTCATTGAGGCCCGATCTTTTCGATAGCAAGGATGTCAACATcggctcactgtcaagaacCAAGCGTACAACGTTGCAACAAGCAAAATCAATCTGCACTTGGCAGACCTCCAGCAGTATCGagtcttctttttcccagGATGATGAAAAACTTGACCGccttgcttttctttgtaGCGACGGTGTCCGCTTTTGCTCCTCACCGTTCAAGGGCTAAAATTGCAAGTACCACTTCGCTAGGAATCGGTGGTTTATTCCAAGGGTTGTTTGGAAAGACAGATGCAGAAATCACGGATACAGTCTTCTTTGATGTGTCTATCGACGGCGAACCTGCGGGACGAATTGAGATGGGTCTGTACGGATCGGTTGTTCCCAAGACAGCGGATAATTTCAAGCAGCTTTGTGAAGGCAAACCTGGGTTCGGATACAAAGGAAGCAAATTTCACCGTATCATTCCCGGCTTCATGTGCCAAGGAGGTGACTTTACTAACGGTGTGTATATGCAGCAATGATAATTCTTGAAGCGTTTGAAATAATTCTTTTTGAGCTTCTCATCTTGCTGACCGCATGCAACAGGAAATGGAACAGGAGGCAAGAGCATTTACGGTAAGTGTGTGTCAGCGTATGCAGTCGCTTTGCATAACACATTTTTTTCTAATCAGTAGCAACATTCTTCTACCAAGGCCCCAAATTCAATGATGAGAATTTCGATATCGCCCACGGAGGCGCTGGAACGCTTTCGATGGCCAACGCAGGTCCCAATACAAACGGAAGCCAATTTTTCATTTGCACAGGACAAACTCCATGGCTAAACGGCAAGCATACCGTCTTCGGAAAGGTGAGTTCGAGTGAAGGTTTCTATTTCTTACTGAGAATGGCATTCTAAGGTTTTTCTTCGGTTTTGACTGTTAAAGGTCACAGACGGCTTGGACATCGTCCGCAAAATCGAAACAAAAGGGTCAGAAATGGGAAAGCCCAGAGCGGAAGTTAAGATTACCAACTGTGGATCTTTGTAGACAATTGAATGCAATAGGCTAAACTGGTATTCGATTCTATTTTGCGGACTAAGAACTCAATCCAGCCAGTCTTCACCTTTCCAAGGCTGACTCAATTTCATTGGACGTCCAAAATAACAAAGTGGAGCTATTCGTCAATATTTTTTAActctttgacttctttttcttgtcttttttcgttttgttgTTCTCAAAAATCTCCGGTTTCTGCCGTAGTGTCTCTCTCGTTTTTTCTTGCTGTATTTCATCGGCTTTTCCTTCTCCGGGTATCGTTTCGTAGTTCGCAATGATGATATTGTCGTCTACGGCATGTGTGTAATTTGCCGGCACAGTTTCCGCTACCGCACTATTAGTTCCAATCACCTCCGTCTCGGTTCGTCGCCATTTGGCTAGGTTGCGGGTTGGAACGGCTCGCATGCCAAATCGTGCTCCGCCTGTTGCTTCGAACAGTTCTTCGTCAGTGAATTCTTTTCTGCGTTTcgacttcttctttttgcttttggaagacaatTTTGCCAAAGTGTCCCCAACGCTATCCTTCCACCATGTTTCGTTTGCAATGAGCTTTTCAGTTCCTTGCTTTTCAGTACCTAGACCGGCGCTTTCTATTCTCCTTTTTACCTTGATGTGTGTTGTGATTCCATTCCTTTTCTTACCCAGGCCTGTTCCCTCTTTCCATCCCATTTTTTCCAGTTGCTTGACAGCGAACGCCGAAgttggtgctgatgcactTTCCTGCAGAGAGCTCGAGAGCTGCTTTCGAAGTTTTGATCCAGCCAGATTCATAACGGAGGTACCTGAAATGGATGTTTTCTTTGCAAGGCCGAGTGAATCACCTGCACTTTGAGCCATTGCCGGAGAAAGTCACAACGCAACAGGCAGCGTGTCGGCGAAACGCTTCTGTGCAATACCCTTATCGGCTGGTTGGAAATGTATATCAAGTAGGTTGCTCTTCTAGAACTTGTCGGATTGCTCGTTGATGGTATTGGTATTCTCCAGATCCCTGTCAGACCCTGTCACTGTCTGTTATAATTGGTTGGCGCATCGGAAACAGTGTCCGTGCGTCTTTCCTTCTTTGTCAAAGTGCATACACCGACTAAATACTTATGCCCTTCTCTTCCAAAAACACGAGATTAATGGCTGACTGGATAGGACTGTAAAGCAATTTGGCTTAGCtgtgccttttccttttaAACGATCAACTATTACTTTAAAATATTACCGTTCATAAAATGCAAACGTATACCGTCTCCCCAACAATGTAGTGCTGATACCACAgagcaccaacaacaactaTCCAATTTTCGAATTAAACCTCGTCCACAGCTTTCGGTTTAATAATCGACTCTTGTGCCTCATCTTGCTCTTTGCTAGCATCCGCTTCTTCTCCGGTTTCTTCCTTGGGCTTGGAATCCGCACCTTCGCCAGCTTCTGAGGATTTTTCACCACCAGATCCCTGCATGTCTTGACCAGGCATAGGGGGACGTACACCGCCATGCTGCATCTGCATCATTTGCATTTGTTGAAATTGCATCATctgctgcatttgctgttgccACATAgcctgctgctgctgcggtGACATGTTCGCCATCATTGGGTTAGGCATGAATGGGTACATTGGCATTCCCGGCATCATTCCAGGAACATTCGgcaaaagctgttgctgcATTGGACTAGTTTGGTATTTATTGCCTGAGTTGCTTGTCATCTGCAAGCAGAGTTCAGGCTTGTCACGGCGGAACAGCTTATGGAAGTAGGCACCAGTCTCTGGCCCGCGAGGGACGCGGGTAAAACCCCAGCGGTTCAATTTGCGAGTGAAGCTCGTGAACTTACTAGCCTTGAAATACTTGGGAAGTACGTCGTTGGCAaaagtcttcttcttgttgataaTGAAACCATTTCCGTGAGGGAGCCAGGAAATAATCTCCGTATTGTCCTCATTGGAAAGGATATCCATCAACTACGTTGTATAGAGAGAGACAAAGGGTAAGACGTCGGACCAAAATCATCGtgcaaatggccaaaatgAGGATGTCGCCCCAAAACGATTCGTCTACGTTTATCGATTCAGCGTAGAACATGGTACATTTTCTACAGAGAATGTTTCGCTTCGTTCTTATTGCGACACCATGAAGACCGTCCCTGGGCAGGTCGCTGAGACCGTCGTCAACTCCAGCAATGGCTCTTCTGTATCACAATATCGGATGTACTCACTTTTTGGGGAAAGCTCTTGGGAGCCTGCTCTTCGCCTTCAGGGTTGTTATTGTCAGTAAGATCGGAGCAGTCGTCTTTGTCGCCAGAATCATCACCTGTGTTGATTCTATCAGGCTTTTCCCCTCCCGTGGCAGCACCAGTCGCCACCTGGGCATCTTCAATAGGTTTCTCGTCAGTTTTGCCTTCAGTCATACTTTCAATTAATATCTTCGGATCCAAGCGAAGGATTTTGGGAACCAATAGTCTCGTCTTTGTGACAACGCTCGCTGCTACAGTGTGTAAACGCGGTGGAAAGAGGGGCAAATCGTTTTTCTTGGCACCACTCCGTCCGAGCTCTGCCGGGGCACGAGGAAAGCATTTTTTCGAATTTGACGGTTTCGAAAAATTTGGTATTCTCGAATCCATACAATTCCAAAAGTCACTACGATGCGCGTGCGATGACTTTTGGATGTCGTCGCCGACTTTGAATGACGATTTGTGATTTGACGAGAGAACAATCATAAAATAACGGCAAACGCCCGATTCCGTGCAAAAAGTCACTGGGCAGAACATTAGTTTGTAACGTGACCTCATTTGTTACATTTGTCAAAACATTATAATGTTCGCGTAACAAACCGTTTCAGATTTGGGCTCGAAAATACCGTGGCGATACAACAAAGTTTCAGTTGTACTATACATTCATTATCTATTCCCTTTGCGTGCATGGTAAGGAATTGATCGCCGAAGTGGGAAGTTAGCGACTCGGTACTATTTCTTGCTCTCGTCGTAcatctttttcaacaaaaagatTTGGCTCAGAGAATCCTGGACTGCGGCATCCGGTGTTGATGCTCCTGAAGTCACGCCCATAACAACTTCCTTGTCCATGTCTTCCAACAATTGAGTCGTCACAATCTCCCCATCGACCGTTCGATGAGTAATCGTATTGTCCGCACCAATGCACTCTGCACGGTTGATGTGGAAGGCGCGGATTCCAGCATGAACCGGAATCTCAAGCAAATGCGCAGTATTAGAAGAATCCCAACCACCAATCACAAGAATGAAGTCCAAGCCATCCTTTTGAGCGCTTTCCACCATGTCGTGAATTGCGTCTTGCCGTTCCTGAGTAGCGTCGCAGATCGTGTCAAATTCCATGTAATGCTCCTTCGACTTCACCGGTCCAAATTTTTTCATCATtgtcttttgaaaaagctgTCCAATAGCACGCGTTTCTTTCTTGTACATTGTAGTCTGGTTAGCAAGACCGACCTTCTCGAGGTGTTTATCAGGATCGAATCCCTCACTAACAGCATTTTCGAAATGCTTCATGAATGCGTCCTTGTCCCCTCCGTTGAGAATATAATTTGCGACCATTTCTGCCTCTTTGAAATTTTTTACGCAGATGAAGTCTTCGCAGAAGGACGTGGTCGCAACAGTTTCTTCGTGCGCATACTTCCCGTGAATCACAGATGTCAGACCTTGCTTCTGATGCTTATCGACTGTGTTCCAAACCTTAGAGACCCAAGGACATGTAGTGTCCACAATTTCAACATTCTAGCGGCAAAAGTGAAAGCTTGAGAATCTGTCTGCGCATAAAACTCGCGTGAAATTTAGTTGAGACTAACCTTTTTGTCAAAGTaatccatttcttcgaacgaaGCGCCGAAAGCTGGAAGAATTACGACATCACCATCCTGAACCGACGCAAAGTTTTTTGTCCCATCTCCGAGCTTCTCAATGAACTGAACGTTTTTTGCCTTTAAGTTTTCGTTTACCTCGGGGTTGTGGATAAGCTCATTCGTGATGTGAAGTTTGCGATCCGGAAAGTGTTCCGCAGCTTCGTACGCTAAAGCAATGGATCGTTCAACGCCCCAACAAAATCCAAAATCCTAGAAGAGCAGAGTGCGTTAGATTTGTGATTAAAAAAAAAACGACAAAGTGCGAAAAACGTACTTTTGCAAGATACACCTTGACACCATCTCTATCCATCACAAAGTTGCTGGTACGCAAACTATTGACAATTGGCGACTGGAATTGATCTTCCATGTTACTTTCGACT
This genomic interval carries:
- a CDS encoding predicted protein, which produces MRRIKLFFDVSIDGEPAGRIEMGLYGSVVPKTADNFKQLCEGKPGFGYKGSKFHRIIPGFMCQGGDFTNGNGTGGKSIYGPKFNDENFDIAHGGAGTLSMANAGPNTNGSQFFICTGQTPWLNGKHTVFGKVTDGLDIVRKIETKGSEMGKPRAEVKITNCGSL
- the HDR gene encoding hydroxymethylbutenyl diphosphate reductase (also called isopentyl-diphosphate:dimethylallyl-diphosphate synthase (IDS) or LytB/IspH: MEP pathway for isoprenoid biosynthesis), which encodes MRFASSAVVFMAVASTVTAFQQTAFKPSRISIVVQQSTSATEAEEKRATKKEERLRMMKSDRFHRRGFKEVREGVESNMEDQFQSPIVNSLRTSNFVMDRDGVKVYLAKDFGFCWGVERSIALAYEAAEHFPDRKLHITNELIHNPEVNENLKAKNVQFIEKLGDGTKNFASVQDGDVVILPAFGASFEEMDYFDKKNVEIVDTTCPWVSKVWNTVDKHQKQGLTSVIHGKYAHEETVATTSFCEDFICVKNFKEAEMVANYILNGGDKDAFMKHFENAVSEGFDPDKHLEKVGLANQTTMYKKETRAIGQLFQKTMMKKFGPVKSKEHYMEFDTICDATQERQDAIHDMVESAQKDGLDFILVIGGWDSSNTAHLLEIPVHAGIRAFHINRAECIGADNTITHRTVDGEIVTTQLLEDMDKEVVMGVTSGASTPDAAVQDSLSQIFLLKKMYDESKK
- a CDS encoding predicted protein, which codes for MRSRYKLMFCPVTFCTESGVCRYFMIVLSSNHKSSFKVGDDIQKSSHAHRSDFWNCMDSRIPNFSKPSNSKKCFPRAPAELGRSGAKKNDLPLFPPRLHTVAASVVTKTRLLVPKILRLDPKILIESMTEGKTDEKPIEDAQVATGAATGGEKPDRINTGDDSGDKDDCSDLTDNNNPEGEEQAPKSFPQKLMDILSNEDNTEIISWLPHGNGFIINKKKTFANDVLPKYFKASKFTSFTRKLNRWGFTRVPRGPETGAYFHKLFRRDKPELCLQMTSNSGNKYQTSPMQQQLLPNGSGGEKSSEAGEGADSKPKEETGEEADASKEQDEAQESIIKPKAVDEV
- a CDS encoding predicted protein, yielding MAQSAGDSLGLAKKTSISGTSVMNLAGSKLRKQLSSSLQESASAPTSAFAVKQLEKMGWKEGTGLGKKRNGITTHIKVKRRIESAGLGTEKQGTEKLIANETWWKDSVGDTLAKLSSKSKKKKSKRRKEFTDEELFEATGGARFGMRAVPTRNLAKWRRTETEVIGTNSAVAETVPANYTHAVDDNIIIANYETIPGEGKADEIQQEKTRETLRQKPEIFENNKTKKDKKKKSKS